The sequence ATTGGTGCTTTGACGGAGTTTTTGGCTGAGCGTGCGGCTCAAGTCATGGCCTTTGAGATTGACCACCGTTTAGTACCAATCCTAGCAGATACTTTACGTGATTTTGACAATGTTACTGTAGTCAATGAGGACATTCTTAAGGTCGATTTGGCGCAACATATCCAGAATTTCAAAAATCCTGAATTGCCGATTAAAGTAGTAGCCAACTTGCCTTACTACATTACGACGCCTATTCTCATGCACTTGATCGAGAGTGGCATTCCTTTTAGCGAGTTTGTCGTCATGATGCAAAAAGAAGTGGCGGACCGTATCTCCGCACAGCCAAATACTAAGGCTTACGGTAGTTTGTCGATTGCGGTGCAATATTATATGACTGCTAAGGTTGCCTTCATCGTGCCTCGTACGGTCTTTGTGCCAGCCCCAAACGTGGACTCAGCCATTTTAAAAATGGTGCGCCGTCCAGGGCCTGCTGTAGCAGTAAAAGATGAGAACTTCTTCTTTAAGGTTTCCAAGGCTAGCTTCACTCATCGTCGCAAGACCTTATGGAATAACTTAACAGGCTACTTTGGAAAGACTGAGGAAGTCAAGGATAAGCTGACCAAGGCTTTGGATCAGGCAGGTTTGTCACCAAGTGTGCGTGGGGAAGCACTTAGCTTGGAAGAGTTTGCCGGTCTAGCTGATGCGCTTAAAGGGCAAGGACTCTAAGATGCAGGGACAAATCATTAAAGCCTTGGCGGGCTTCTATTATGTGGAGAGTGATGGCCAAGTCTATCAGACACGTGCGCGCGGGAATTTTCGTAAAAAAGGCCACACGCCCTATGTTGGGGATTGGGTAGACTTTTCTGCCGAGGAAAATTCTGAAGGTTATATCCTTAAGATTCATGAACGGAAAAACAGTCTGGTCCGTCCGCCTATTGTCAATATTGACCAAGCCGTGGTGATCATGTCCGTCAAGGAACCTGATTTTAATAGCAATTTGCTGGATCGGTTCTTGGTTCTTCTGGAACACAAGGGCATCCATCCTATCGTCTATATTTCCAAAATGGACTTGCTGGAGGATAGGGGAGAACTGGATTTTTACGAGCAGACCTATCGTACTATTGGTTATGACTTTGTGACCAGTAAGGAAGAGCTCTTACCTCTGTTGACAGGGAAAGTGACGGTCTTTATGGGGCAGACTGGTGTTGGAAAATCAACCCTCCTCAATAAAATCGCACCGGACCTCAATCTTGAAACAGGAGAAATCTCAGACAGTCTGGGTCGTGGTCGTCACACCACTCGAGCGGTTAGTTTTTACAACCTCAATGGGGGTAAAATCGCGGACACACCAGGATTTTCATCACTGGATTATGAAGTGTCAACGGCTGAAGACCTCAATCAGGCCTTTCCAGAGATTGCTAGTGTCAGTCGAGACTGTAAATTCCGTAGCTGTACCCATACCCATGAGCCGTCTTGTGCGGTCAAACCAGCTGTCGAAGAGGGTATCATTGCAAGCTTCCGTTTTGACAACTACCTGCAATTTCTCAGTGAAATTGAAAATCGCAGAGAAACCTATAAAAAAGTCAGCAAAAAAATACCAAAATAAGGAGAAACCTATGTCTCAATACAAGATTGCTCCGTCAATTCTGGCAGCAGATTATGCCAACTTTGAACGTGAAATTAAACGCCTTGAAGCAACTGGGGCAGAATACGCCCATATCGATATCATGGATGGTCACTTTGTACCTCAGATCAGCTTTGGTGCAGGTGTGGTAGAGGCTCTTCGTCCTCATAGCAAGATGGTCTTTGACTGCCACTTGATGGTAGCTAATCCAGAGCATCATCTAGAAGACTTTGCGCGTGCAGGTGCAGATATCATCAGCATTCATGTTGAAGCAACACCTCATATCCATGGTGCTCTTCAAAAGATTCGCTCTCTTGGTGTCAAACCTTCGGTTGTTATCAATCCTGGTACGCCTGTCGAGGCGATTAAGCACGTCCTTCATCTAGTTGATCAAGTCTTGGTCATGACGGTTAATCCTGGCTTTGGTGGTCAAGCTTTTCTGCCTGAAACCATGGACAAGGTTCGTGAGTTGGTTGCCCTTCGTCAGGAAAAAGGTTTGAACTTTGAAATTGAAGTCGATGGCGGTATTGCTGACCAGACCATTGCTCAAGCCAAAGAAGCTGGTGCTACAGTCTTTGTAGCAGGGTCCTATGTCTTTAAGGGAGATGTCAATGAACGAGTGCAAACTCTCAGAAAACAACTGGACTAGGGTTGCCGTTTTTGCAGGCGGAGACCGTGGTCATTATCGGACGGATTTTGATTGCTTTGTCGGTGTGGATCGAGGCTCACTCTGGGTCTTGGAAGAAGATCTGCCTCTCACTCTAGCAGTTGGGGATTTTGATTCGGTAACCGCAGACGAACGTCAGTTGATTCAAAAATGTGCCCAACATTTTGTTCAAGCCCAGCCAGAAAAGGATGATACGGATCTGGAATTGGCTCTTTTAACCATCTTTGAGCAAAATCCCCAGGCTCAGGTCACTATTTTCGGTGCTCTTGGTGGTCGGATCGACCACATGCTGGCCAATGTCTTTCTGCCTAGCAATCCCAAGTTGGCACCCTATATGCGCCAGATAGCGATTGAGGATGGGCAAAACTTGATTGCCTATTGTCCAGAAGGGACCAGTCAGCTAGAGCCCCGTTCGGACTATGACTATCTTGCTTTTATGCCAGTTCGGGATAGCCAGCTGACTATTCTTGGTGCCAAGTACGAATTGACTGAGGAAAATTTTTTCTTTAAAAAAGTGTACGCTTCTAACGAATATATAGATAGGGAAGTTGCGGTAACTTGCCCAGATGGCTATGTCGTCGTGTTGCATAGCAAGGACAGGAGGTAGGATGGAGAC comes from Streptococcus oralis and encodes:
- the rsgA gene encoding ribosome small subunit-dependent GTPase A; the protein is MQGQIIKALAGFYYVESDGQVYQTRARGNFRKKGHTPYVGDWVDFSAEENSEGYILKIHERKNSLVRPPIVNIDQAVVIMSVKEPDFNSNLLDRFLVLLEHKGIHPIVYISKMDLLEDRGELDFYEQTYRTIGYDFVTSKEELLPLLTGKVTVFMGQTGVGKSTLLNKIAPDLNLETGEISDSLGRGRHTTRAVSFYNLNGGKIADTPGFSSLDYEVSTAEDLNQAFPEIASVSRDCKFRSCTHTHEPSCAVKPAVEEGIIASFRFDNYLQFLSEIENRRETYKKVSKKIPK
- the rpe gene encoding ribulose-phosphate 3-epimerase is translated as MSQYKIAPSILAADYANFEREIKRLEATGAEYAHIDIMDGHFVPQISFGAGVVEALRPHSKMVFDCHLMVANPEHHLEDFARAGADIISIHVEATPHIHGALQKIRSLGVKPSVVINPGTPVEAIKHVLHLVDQVLVMTVNPGFGGQAFLPETMDKVRELVALRQEKGLNFEIEVDGGIADQTIAQAKEAGATVFVAGSYVFKGDVNERVQTLRKQLD
- a CDS encoding thiamine diphosphokinase, whose amino-acid sequence is MNECKLSENNWTRVAVFAGGDRGHYRTDFDCFVGVDRGSLWVLEEDLPLTLAVGDFDSVTADERQLIQKCAQHFVQAQPEKDDTDLELALLTIFEQNPQAQVTIFGALGGRIDHMLANVFLPSNPKLAPYMRQIAIEDGQNLIAYCPEGTSQLEPRSDYDYLAFMPVRDSQLTILGAKYELTEENFFFKKVYASNEYIDREVAVTCPDGYVVVLHSKDRR
- the rsmA gene encoding 16S rRNA (adenine(1518)-N(6)/adenine(1519)-N(6))-dimethyltransferase RsmA, translated to MRIADYSVTKAVLERHGFTFKKSFGQNFLTDTNILQKIVDTAEIDDQVNVIEIGPGIGALTEFLAERAAQVMAFEIDHRLVPILADTLRDFDNVTVVNEDILKVDLAQHIQNFKNPELPIKVVANLPYYITTPILMHLIESGIPFSEFVVMMQKEVADRISAQPNTKAYGSLSIAVQYYMTAKVAFIVPRTVFVPAPNVDSAILKMVRRPGPAVAVKDENFFFKVSKASFTHRRKTLWNNLTGYFGKTEEVKDKLTKALDQAGLSPSVRGEALSLEEFAGLADALKGQGL